A region of Bradyrhizobium sp. SZCCHNS1050 DNA encodes the following proteins:
- a CDS encoding DUF2271 domain-containing protein: MRSMIAALALTTALTAPGLAMARPVTLTTTLNNYGGNGAYLALYVTDATGAYKGTLWMAGSKSKYYSHLSGWERSSRGNLADINGITGASVGAGRTLKITLDLADALFDAGYKLHIDAAAEDMRDSPSEVVVPLTSAGAGRPLAGRTYIRSFAYDM, from the coding sequence ATGAGATCGATGATTGCCGCCCTTGCCCTGACCACCGCGCTGACCGCCCCCGGGCTGGCCATGGCGCGGCCCGTCACGTTGACCACGACGCTCAACAACTACGGCGGGAACGGCGCGTATTTGGCGCTCTACGTGACCGACGCGACCGGAGCTTACAAAGGCACGCTGTGGATGGCGGGCTCCAAGTCCAAATATTACAGCCATCTCAGCGGCTGGGAGCGCAGTTCTCGTGGAAACCTTGCCGATATCAACGGCATCACCGGCGCAAGCGTCGGAGCCGGCCGTACGCTGAAAATCACGCTCGATCTTGCGGATGCGCTCTTCGATGCGGGCTACAAGCTGCATATCGACGCCGCCGCCGAGGACATGCGCGACAGCCCGTCCGAGGTGGTCGTTCCGCTGACATCCGCGGGCGCGGGCCGGCCGCTGGCAGGGCGCACCTACATCCGCTCGTTCGCTTACGACATGTAG
- a CDS encoding PepSY domain-containing protein: MKREQENVSRTVLIAAILLGALTPGMALADDDDCSAPMAQWQPREAVEQMAKARGWTVRRIKIDDGCYEIRGQDEGGRAIEAKVDPASLAVIRVKQKRGEHDKDHDEGDRDRRGDQSGPGRAAAPTAPPPNGLIQGGAAPKVQVQ, from the coding sequence TTGAAGCGGGAGCAAGAGAACGTGAGCAGGACAGTGTTGATTGCCGCCATTCTGCTGGGGGCGCTGACCCCCGGCATGGCGCTGGCCGATGATGACGATTGCAGCGCGCCCATGGCGCAATGGCAGCCGCGCGAAGCGGTCGAACAAATGGCGAAAGCGCGCGGCTGGACCGTGCGCAGAATCAAGATCGACGATGGATGCTATGAGATCAGGGGACAGGACGAAGGCGGTCGCGCCATAGAGGCAAAGGTTGATCCTGCATCTCTGGCTGTGATCCGCGTGAAGCAAAAACGCGGAGAGCACGACAAGGATCATGATGAAGGTGACCGAGACCGGCGAGGCGATCAGTCGGGACCAGGACGAGCAGCCGCGCCTACGGCGCCGCCCCCCAACGGACTTATTCAGGGCGGCGCGGCCCCCAAGGTCCAAGTTCAATAG
- a CDS encoding response regulator transcription factor — protein MRILLIEDDTILGAAVRDQIVSDGHSVDWVTRLDAAREYLGTAAYDLLLLDLMLPDGRGIGLLRDRRAKGDVTPVIILTALDQLSDRIEGLNAGADDYMIKPFDLSELTARLNAVARRYAGNPNPLIRIGDLQIDLAARSMTRAGKSIALTAREWVLLEAFLQRPRQVLSKSLLEERLYSFGEEIESNTIEVHVSRLRKKLGHAVIETVRGLGYRLGTAS, from the coding sequence ATGCGGATATTGCTGATCGAAGACGACACGATTCTGGGGGCGGCAGTACGCGACCAGATTGTGTCGGATGGCCATTCCGTGGACTGGGTGACCCGCTTGGATGCGGCACGGGAATATCTTGGCACCGCGGCCTATGACCTCTTGCTCCTGGATCTCATGCTGCCGGACGGCCGCGGTATCGGACTGCTGCGCGATCGACGCGCCAAGGGAGACGTGACGCCGGTCATCATCCTAACGGCGCTTGATCAATTGTCCGACCGGATCGAAGGGCTCAACGCCGGCGCAGACGATTACATGATCAAGCCATTCGATCTCTCGGAGCTTACGGCGCGGCTGAATGCCGTCGCTCGCCGCTATGCCGGCAATCCGAACCCGCTCATCCGAATTGGCGATCTTCAGATCGACCTGGCCGCTCGGTCGATGACGCGTGCAGGAAAGAGCATCGCCCTGACAGCGCGGGAATGGGTGCTGCTCGAGGCTTTCTTGCAGCGTCCACGGCAGGTCTTGTCCAAATCGCTGCTCGAGGAACGGCTCTATTCCTTCGGCGAAGAGATCGAGAGCAACACCATCGAAGTCCATGTCAGCCGGCTTCGCAAGAAGCTCGGACACGCCGTCATTGAGACCGTGCGAGGTCTCGGCTATCGGCTGGGAACCGCCTCATGA